The Fictibacillus arsenicus genome contains a region encoding:
- a CDS encoding 16S rRNA (uracil(1498)-N(3))-methyltransferase, producing the protein MQRYFVPAESWENDRVFIKDEDAKHISKVMRMQPGDNIICCDNNGRSAVCEILDLGGNIVEVQAVNELESDSEMPVLITIAQGLPKADKLEYIVQKGTELGASTFFPFSADRSVAKWDDKKAAKKKDRLEKIAKEAAEQSHRSKIPEIMNPGSFSDLLKLAEQFNIKIVAYEEEAKQQEYSRFSSALKKIARGDKLLCVIGPEGGISEKEAMVLKEHGFELCGLGPRILRTETAPLYILSAISYHFELKG; encoded by the coding sequence ATGCAAAGGTATTTTGTTCCCGCTGAAAGCTGGGAAAATGACCGTGTTTTCATAAAAGATGAAGATGCGAAACATATTTCTAAGGTTATGAGAATGCAGCCGGGAGACAACATTATATGCTGTGACAATAATGGCAGGTCTGCGGTTTGTGAAATATTAGACCTAGGCGGGAACATTGTAGAAGTGCAGGCTGTAAATGAGCTGGAATCAGATTCTGAGATGCCTGTTTTGATCACCATTGCACAGGGCCTTCCAAAAGCAGATAAGCTTGAATACATTGTTCAAAAAGGGACTGAGCTTGGAGCTTCAACTTTTTTTCCTTTCTCAGCGGACCGTTCAGTTGCGAAATGGGACGATAAAAAAGCAGCAAAAAAGAAGGATCGTTTAGAAAAAATAGCTAAAGAAGCAGCTGAACAATCGCATAGAAGCAAGATTCCAGAGATTATGAATCCTGGGTCTTTTTCCGATTTGCTAAAATTAGCAGAACAGTTTAATATAAAAATCGTTGCATATGAAGAAGAAGCTAAACAGCAAGAATACAGCCGTTTTTCTTCTGCTTTAAAAAAGATTGCAAGAGGAGATAAACTTCTTTGCGTTATCGGTCCAGAAGGCGGGATAAGCGAAAAAGAAGCGATGGTCCTTAAAGAACATGGATTTGAATTATGCGGACTGGGTCCAAGAATCTTAAGGACCGAAACAGCTCCATTATATATTTTATCTGCTATTTCTTATCATTTTGAATTAAAGGGGTGA
- the prmA gene encoding 50S ribosomal protein L11 methyltransferase, with protein sequence MKWSEISIHTTQEAVEPVSNILHEAGASGVVIEDVDDLSKERQSVFGEIYQLNPSDYPSEGVILKAYLPVNSFLGETVEEIKQAITNLVKYDIDIGANTISISEVNEEEWATAWKKYYKPVKISKRITITPTWEEYVPVHSDELIIELDPGMAFGTGTHPTTVMSLQAIEKYIQEGDTVIDVGTGSGVLSIASAMLGAGKVDAYDLDEVAVNSARLNVKLNKVHNKVHVDQNDLLKGITGPADLIVGNLLAEIILLFVEDAAKVLKPGGYFITSGIIQGKKRDVKAKLEQQGFRIVEILEMEDWVAIVAQNQK encoded by the coding sequence ATGAAATGGTCAGAAATTAGCATCCACACTACTCAGGAAGCTGTTGAACCAGTATCAAATATTTTACATGAAGCAGGAGCAAGCGGAGTTGTGATTGAGGATGTGGATGACCTCTCAAAAGAGCGCCAATCCGTATTTGGTGAAATTTATCAGCTTAATCCTTCTGACTATCCTTCTGAAGGTGTCATTTTAAAAGCATACCTTCCTGTAAATAGTTTTTTAGGAGAGACCGTTGAAGAGATTAAGCAGGCCATTACAAACCTTGTGAAATACGATATCGATATTGGTGCAAATACCATTTCAATATCTGAAGTTAACGAAGAAGAATGGGCGACTGCCTGGAAAAAATACTATAAGCCAGTCAAAATATCAAAGCGGATTACGATTACCCCGACCTGGGAGGAGTACGTACCTGTCCATTCTGACGAGTTAATTATTGAATTAGATCCTGGCATGGCATTTGGAACCGGAACTCATCCCACTACCGTTATGAGCTTGCAGGCTATCGAAAAATATATTCAAGAAGGCGATACTGTAATTGACGTAGGAACAGGATCCGGAGTTTTAAGTATTGCATCTGCAATGCTCGGTGCAGGCAAGGTGGATGCCTATGATCTGGATGAAGTTGCAGTTAACAGTGCCCGTTTAAATGTAAAGCTGAATAAAGTGCATAATAAAGTTCATGTTGATCAAAATGATTTACTGAAAGGGATAACAGGTCCTGCAGACCTTATTGTCGGCAATCTTCTTGCAGAAATCATTCTCCTATTCGTCGAAGATGCAGCCAAAGTATTAAAACCAGGCGGCTATTTCATTACTTCAGGCATCATTCAAGGAAAGAAACGTGATGTTAAAGCGAAGTTAGAACAGCAAGGGTTCCGGATTGTTGAAATCTTGGAGATGGAAGATTGGGTGGCAATCGTCGCTCAAAATCAGAAATAA
- the dnaJ gene encoding molecular chaperone DnaJ: MSKRDYYEVLGLDKNASNDEVKKAYRKLARQYHPDVNKEADAETKFKEVKEAYETLSDPQKKAHYDQFGHTDPNQGFGGAGAGFEGFGDIFDMFFGGGGGRRNPNAPRQGNDLQYGLRLSFEEAVFGKETEIQIPTEETCGTCHGSGAKPGTKPETCSHCNGSGQLNVEQNTPFGRIVNRRVCNHCSGKGKIIKEKCNTCHGAGKVRKNKKLSVKVPAGVDNGQQIRMSGHGEPGVNGGPAGDLYVVFQVAEHEFFERDGDDIYCEMPLTFVQAALGDEIEVPTLYGKVKLKIPAGTQTGTHFRLRGKGVKNVHGRGQGDQHIQVKVVTPKNLTEKQKQLLRDFSEISGSLPDEQQDGFFDKVKRAFKGE, from the coding sequence ATGAGTAAAAGAGATTATTACGAAGTACTTGGATTAGATAAGAACGCCTCCAATGATGAGGTGAAAAAAGCATACCGTAAGCTTGCCAGACAGTATCACCCTGATGTGAACAAAGAGGCAGATGCGGAAACAAAGTTTAAAGAAGTTAAAGAAGCATATGAAACGTTAAGCGATCCACAGAAAAAAGCACACTACGACCAGTTTGGACATACTGACCCTAATCAGGGATTCGGTGGAGCAGGAGCTGGCTTTGAAGGATTCGGTGATATATTTGATATGTTCTTTGGCGGTGGCGGCGGAAGACGTAATCCAAACGCACCGCGACAAGGAAACGACCTTCAATATGGGCTTCGGCTTTCATTTGAAGAAGCGGTATTTGGTAAGGAAACTGAGATTCAGATTCCAACTGAAGAAACATGCGGTACATGTCATGGTTCTGGGGCTAAGCCAGGCACAAAACCAGAAACATGTTCACACTGTAATGGCAGCGGCCAGCTGAATGTTGAGCAAAACACTCCATTTGGACGCATCGTTAACAGAAGAGTATGTAATCATTGCAGCGGTAAAGGGAAAATTATTAAAGAAAAATGTAATACATGTCACGGAGCAGGAAAGGTACGCAAGAATAAAAAACTTTCCGTAAAAGTTCCTGCTGGTGTAGATAATGGTCAGCAGATCCGTATGTCAGGACATGGTGAACCAGGAGTGAATGGCGGTCCTGCTGGTGACCTTTATGTTGTTTTCCAAGTGGCTGAGCACGAATTTTTCGAGCGTGACGGGGACGATATCTATTGTGAAATGCCTTTAACATTTGTTCAGGCAGCGTTAGGTGATGAAATAGAAGTGCCTACTCTGTACGGAAAAGTAAAGCTGAAGATTCCTGCTGGTACCCAAACTGGAACACACTTCAGGCTGAGAGGAAAAGGCGTGAAGAATGTTCATGGACGCGGTCAGGGAGATCAGCACATACAAGTAAAAGTTGTTACACCGAAAAATTTAACAGAAAAACAAAAGCAGCTGCTTCGAGATTTCTCTGAAATAAGCGGAAGTCTGCCCGATGAACAGCAAGATGGATTTTTTGATAAAGTAAAACGTGCTTTTAAAGGTGAGTAA
- the dnaK gene encoding molecular chaperone DnaK, translating into MSKIIGIDLGTTNSCIAVMEGGEAVVIPNPEGNRTTPSVVAFKDGDRSVGEVAKRQAVTNPNTIMSIKRYMGTDHKETIEGKDYTPQEISAIILQKLKSHAEDYLGEKVEKAVITVPAYFNDAQRQATKDAGQIAGLQVERIVNEPTAAALAYGLEKDEDQTILVFDLGGGTFDVSILELGDGFFEVKSTSGDNKLGGDDFDQVIIDYLVSEFKKENGIDLSQDKMALQRLKDAAEKAKKDLSGVNSTQISLPFITADASGPKHLELNLSRAKFEDLSSDLVERTMAPTRQALNDAGMSPSDIDKVILVGGSTRIPAVQEAIKKFTGKEPHKGVNPDEVVALGAAIQGGVLAGDVKDVVLLDVTPLSLGIETMGGVFTRLIDRNTTIPTSKSQVFSTAADNQTSVDIHVLQGEREMAAHNKTLGRFQLSEIPPAPRGVPQIEVSFDIDANGIVNVRAKDLGTNKEQSITIKSSTGLSDDEIERMVKDAEENAEADKKKREEIDTRNEADQLVFTVDKTLKDLEGKVDEAEVKKAEEAKESLKKALEGSDIEAIKKEKEALSEIVQQLSVKLYEQAAQQAQAQQGDAEGKNDDNIVDADYEEVNDDKK; encoded by the coding sequence ATGAGTAAAATCATCGGTATTGACTTAGGTACAACAAACTCTTGTATTGCTGTTATGGAAGGCGGAGAAGCGGTAGTTATTCCTAACCCGGAAGGAAACCGTACAACACCGTCTGTTGTAGCTTTTAAAGATGGAGATCGTTCTGTTGGGGAAGTAGCGAAGCGTCAAGCTGTTACAAATCCAAACACAATCATGTCTATCAAGCGTTATATGGGTACAGACCACAAAGAAACGATTGAAGGAAAAGATTATACTCCTCAAGAGATTTCAGCTATCATCCTTCAAAAACTTAAATCACATGCAGAAGATTATCTTGGCGAAAAAGTTGAGAAAGCTGTTATTACAGTTCCAGCTTATTTCAATGATGCTCAGCGTCAAGCAACTAAAGATGCTGGACAGATTGCTGGTCTTCAAGTTGAGCGTATTGTTAACGAGCCTACTGCTGCAGCGTTAGCTTATGGACTTGAAAAAGATGAAGACCAAACAATTCTTGTATTTGACCTTGGGGGAGGTACGTTCGACGTATCAATCCTTGAACTAGGTGATGGTTTCTTCGAAGTTAAGTCAACTTCTGGCGACAACAAACTTGGTGGAGATGATTTTGACCAAGTAATCATTGATTATTTAGTAAGTGAATTCAAGAAAGAGAACGGTATTGATCTTTCTCAAGATAAAATGGCTCTTCAACGTTTAAAAGATGCAGCTGAAAAAGCGAAAAAAGATCTTTCTGGTGTAAATTCTACACAGATTTCTTTACCGTTTATCACAGCTGATGCATCTGGACCGAAGCACTTAGAGTTAAACTTATCACGTGCTAAATTTGAAGACTTATCTTCTGATCTAGTTGAGCGTACGATGGCACCTACACGCCAGGCATTAAACGATGCTGGAATGTCACCATCTGACATTGATAAAGTTATTCTTGTAGGTGGATCAACTCGTATCCCTGCAGTTCAAGAAGCAATCAAAAAGTTTACTGGAAAAGAGCCTCATAAAGGGGTTAATCCGGATGAGGTAGTAGCACTTGGAGCTGCTATTCAAGGCGGAGTTCTAGCTGGAGATGTTAAAGATGTAGTTCTTCTTGACGTTACACCGCTTTCACTTGGTATTGAAACGATGGGTGGCGTATTCACAAGATTGATCGACAGAAACACAACGATCCCTACATCAAAATCACAAGTGTTTTCAACAGCTGCTGACAACCAGACATCTGTAGACATCCATGTCCTACAAGGTGAGCGTGAGATGGCTGCACACAACAAGACTCTTGGAAGATTCCAATTATCTGAGATTCCTCCGGCACCACGCGGCGTACCTCAAATCGAAGTAAGCTTTGATATCGATGCAAATGGTATCGTTAACGTACGTGCGAAAGATCTTGGTACGAATAAAGAGCAATCAATCACGATTAAGTCTTCTACTGGACTTTCTGATGATGAGATCGAACGCATGGTAAAAGACGCTGAGGAAAATGCTGAAGCTGACAAGAAGAAACGTGAAGAGATTGACACAAGAAACGAAGCAGATCAGCTTGTATTTACAGTTGATAAAACATTGAAAGACCTTGAAGGCAAAGTAGATGAAGCTGAAGTTAAAAAGGCAGAAGAAGCTAAAGAGAGCTTGAAGAAAGCACTTGAAGGCAGCGACATCGAAGCAATTAAGAAAGAAAAAGAAGCATTAAGTGAAATCGTACAGCAGCTATCTGTTAAACTATATGAGCAAGCGGCACAACAAGCACAAGCTCAACAAGGTGATGCAGAAGGCAAAAATGATGATAATATCGTAGATGCTGATTATGAAGAAGTGAACGACGATAAAAAATAA
- the grpE gene encoding nucleotide exchange factor GrpE encodes MNKEETTQNQTEAELNEETVDTAVEEEVQEDNITEESVEEILTEEQQRIQELELKLEEASQKNLRLQADYDNFRRRTREEQAASLKYKSQSLLEQLLPALDNFERALKTEATNEQTQTLIQGMEMVYRQLADALKQEGLTEVPTVGEKFDPNMHQAVMQVEDSEYESNTVIEELQKGYMLKDRVIRPAMVKVNA; translated from the coding sequence ATGAACAAAGAGGAAACAACTCAGAACCAAACAGAGGCTGAATTAAATGAAGAAACAGTAGATACTGCAGTGGAAGAAGAAGTTCAAGAAGATAACATTACTGAAGAATCTGTTGAAGAAATACTAACAGAAGAACAGCAGAGAATTCAGGAGTTGGAGTTAAAGCTTGAAGAAGCTAGCCAAAAGAACCTTCGTCTGCAAGCGGATTACGATAATTTCCGCCGCCGTACAAGAGAAGAACAGGCAGCAAGCCTTAAATATAAATCTCAGAGTCTGCTTGAACAATTATTACCTGCTCTAGATAACTTTGAGCGTGCTTTGAAGACTGAAGCTACGAACGAACAAACCCAAACATTGATTCAAGGAATGGAAATGGTTTATCGCCAGTTAGCTGATGCGTTAAAGCAAGAAGGTCTAACAGAAGTACCAACAGTTGGTGAAAAGTTTGATCCGAATATGCACCAAGCTGTGATGCAAGTAGAAGATTCAGAATACGAATCCAACACTGTTATCGAAGAATTGCAAAAAGGCTATATGTTAAAGGACCGTGTTATACGTCCTGCTATGGTAAAAGTAAACGCATAA
- the hrcA gene encoding heat-inducible transcriptional repressor HrcA, producing the protein MLTERQLYILRVLIDDYIKHVEPVGSRTISKREDITYSPATIRNELADLEDLGFLEKTHTSSGRIPSEKGYRFYVDHLLPSLSVSSNETDRTELLSTEKVQEAEALFDQSARILSDLTNYTSVVLGPNALDMKLRHMQIIPLSSQMAVAIFVTNTGHVENRQIVLPNSIEPSDLEKLVNILNERLAGVRLIELNSRIQMELSAVFKKHLKDYQNMSVFLDQLLLWSKKEKLFYGGKTNMLSQPEFRDLDKVRPLLDFLETRDLMEKLVSSTEKGVTVKIGTENEHEAMKNCSVINASYTMHGKHLGTISLIGPTRMEYKRVISLLDSLSREMTNRLNDFSK; encoded by the coding sequence ATGTTAACGGAACGGCAACTCTATATCTTACGTGTTTTAATAGATGATTACATTAAGCATGTTGAGCCTGTAGGTTCCCGTACAATCTCTAAAAGAGAAGACATTACCTACAGTCCTGCCACGATTCGCAATGAACTGGCAGATCTTGAGGATCTTGGATTCTTAGAGAAAACCCATACTTCTTCTGGAAGAATTCCGTCTGAAAAAGGCTATCGATTCTATGTGGATCACCTGCTGCCTTCATTGTCTGTTTCATCGAACGAAACGGACAGAACTGAACTTTTGTCTACTGAAAAGGTTCAAGAAGCTGAAGCGTTATTTGACCAATCAGCAAGAATCTTATCAGATTTAACGAACTATACGTCTGTTGTTCTAGGTCCGAACGCTCTTGATATGAAACTTCGGCACATGCAAATCATTCCATTGTCTTCACAGATGGCGGTGGCAATATTTGTAACGAATACTGGCCATGTTGAAAACAGACAGATCGTGCTGCCAAATTCAATTGAGCCGTCTGATTTGGAGAAGCTTGTTAATATTCTGAATGAAAGACTTGCAGGTGTCAGATTAATAGAGCTGAACAGCAGAATTCAGATGGAACTGTCAGCTGTATTTAAAAAGCATCTGAAGGATTATCAAAATATGAGCGTTTTCCTGGATCAGCTTCTTTTGTGGAGCAAAAAGGAAAAGCTGTTTTACGGCGGGAAAACAAATATGCTTTCCCAGCCAGAGTTTAGAGATCTGGATAAGGTACGGCCGCTTCTAGACTTTTTGGAAACACGCGACTTGATGGAGAAGCTTGTTTCATCGACAGAAAAAGGTGTAACGGTTAAAATCGGGACTGAGAACGAGCATGAAGCGATGAAGAATTGCAGTGTCATTAATGCTTCATACACGATGCATGGGAAACATCTCGGTACGATTTCTTTAATCGGTCCGACAAGAATGGAATACAAAAGAGTGATATCTTTACTGGATTCCTTATCCAGGGAAATGACGAACCGCTTAAATGATTTTTCTAAGTAA
- the hemW gene encoding radical SAM family heme chaperone HemW: protein MLKAAYLHIPFCVQICHYCDFNKIFIHQQPVDEYLASMKKEMLNTTSRFKSYEMETIFVGGGTPTSLSENQLNTFLNDVNEVLGNKSVKEFTVEANPEQTTKEKIAVLKDNGVNRLSIGVQAFQSSLLKKLGRTHNREDVYSTVAEAKAAGIHNMSIDLMFGLPGQTMDMFKESVEEALSLDVPHISSYSLQIEKKTVFYNLAQKGKLILPEQELEAAMYEYLIETLDKKGYKQYEISNFAIPGFESKHNLQYWNNNEYFGIGAGAHSYVEGTRRRNAGPLKQYMSLIEEHGFPYIEEHPVPITEKMEEEMFMGLRKQEGVSDQDFIDRYGRSMFEIYKEPIQRMIQKGWLDKHEGRLFLTKDGRPLGNEVFQEFIGVVLD, encoded by the coding sequence GTGCTTAAAGCGGCATATCTTCATATACCATTCTGTGTTCAAATTTGTCACTATTGTGATTTTAACAAGATTTTCATTCATCAGCAGCCAGTAGATGAGTATTTAGCGTCCATGAAAAAAGAGATGTTGAATACGACGTCCAGGTTTAAGAGCTATGAAATGGAGACGATTTTTGTAGGAGGGGGCACCCCCACTTCTTTAAGTGAAAATCAACTGAATACCTTTTTAAATGATGTAAACGAAGTGTTAGGAAACAAATCCGTAAAAGAATTCACAGTTGAGGCGAATCCTGAACAAACAACAAAAGAAAAAATCGCAGTTCTAAAAGATAACGGGGTTAACAGGCTGAGTATAGGCGTACAAGCATTTCAATCATCTTTGTTAAAAAAATTAGGCCGAACACATAACAGGGAAGATGTGTATTCAACTGTTGCTGAAGCTAAAGCAGCAGGAATACACAATATGTCGATTGATTTGATGTTTGGTTTGCCAGGACAAACGATGGATATGTTCAAGGAGTCAGTGGAAGAAGCGCTATCCTTAGATGTTCCGCACATATCGTCTTACTCATTGCAGATTGAAAAGAAAACCGTTTTTTATAATTTAGCCCAAAAAGGTAAGCTCATCTTGCCAGAGCAAGAGCTTGAAGCCGCTATGTACGAATATTTAATTGAAACTCTTGATAAAAAGGGGTACAAGCAATATGAGATCAGCAATTTTGCGATTCCCGGGTTTGAGAGCAAGCATAATCTCCAATACTGGAACAATAACGAATATTTTGGGATTGGAGCAGGAGCACACAGTTATGTTGAGGGTACTAGAAGAAGGAATGCTGGTCCTTTAAAGCAGTATATGAGCTTGATAGAAGAACATGGTTTTCCTTATATAGAAGAACATCCTGTTCCGATTACAGAAAAGATGGAAGAAGAAATGTTTATGGGCCTTCGTAAACAAGAAGGAGTCTCAGATCAAGATTTTATTGATCGGTATGGCCGTTCGATGTTCGAAATATATAAAGAACCCATTCAAAGAATGATTCAAAAAGGCTGGCTTGATAAACATGAAGGAAGGCTCTTCCTCACAAAAGATGGAAGACCTCTCGGGAATGAAGTATTCCAAGAATTTATTGGTGTAGTTTTAGATTGA